A stretch of the Lolium perenne isolate Kyuss_39 chromosome 3, Kyuss_2.0, whole genome shotgun sequence genome encodes the following:
- the LOC127343435 gene encoding uncharacterized protein isoform X1 has protein sequence MGSIKELFYEWEIQVLVLLSFMLQMFLFFAGSLRRRSLNSFLRFLTWIAYLGADLVAVYTLGYLSRHEDATTGLSFFWAPFLLIHLGGQDTITAFAMEDNKLWLRHLLTLFMQVVLALYVFWKSIDKHDVELLVSDVFVFATGIIKYGERIWSLKCGSFESFEGSTGQQYKQQVPGEVAEDPYSHIVCAALHRMPRVFRIFTARSGDSGTTIQENPSNWVKRMRLELGMMYDDLYTKSCVLRTRSGIILRCISQVSIMIALALFLTSDTRRYSRADIAITWSLFVGCFLLEVCAMFILIMSPWSWAWLKVRRCTLLASLSWFLLCSGIGWPERKPYLNSIGQYNFHRWLDASSNQPRSYSRRAMTTVIKSLVNLVGVKEDKILFWISRLLDTEHVQADKETMECVVRGITDFHAEISRVPRQWPKLGGIVQELQDIREDFGGKVALVHFITEAHLIKYPLHPPSDMETATGTSCSVMVEVCRKLSNYMAYLLVTHPSMLPLNDSALFTLEKMVHLFPHLIDEQQDSEGYFSIEPSMETLQELVDIWTKLIIYAAAKSRPEMHAAHLARGGELITFAWLFLSHNFLGDAEVIKVQLTNANQRGTIAYVFRNPTPR, from the coding sequence ATGGGGAGTATCAAGGAACTATTTTACGAGTGGGAAATCCAGGTGCTTGTTCTCCTCAGCTTCATGCTACaaatgttcctcttcttcgctggCAGCCTTCGGAGGCGTAGCCTCAACTCGTTTCTTAGGTTCCTCACTTGGATAGCTTATCTGGGCGCAGACTTAGTAGCAGTTTACACCCTGGGCTACCTCTCACGCCATGAGGACGCGACCACTGGACTATCTTTCTTCTGGGCACCATTTCTTCTCATCCATCTTGGTGGACAGGACACCATTACTGCTTTCGCCATGGAGGACAACAAGTTGTGGTTGAGGCATTTATTGACTCTGTTTATGCAAGTTGTCCTAGCTTTATATGTTTTCTGGAAGTCCATTGACAAACACGACGTGGAGCTTCTAGTTTCAGATGTCTTTGTGTTTGCTACTGGAATTATCAAGTATGGAGAAAGGATATGGTCTCTCAAGTGTGGGAGCTTTGAAAGCTTCGAGGGTTCCACTGGACAACAGTACAAGCAACAGGTGCCGGGGGAGGTTGCCGAGGATCCCTATTCTCACATTGTGTGCGCTGCCCTGCATCGTATGCCACGTGTCTTTCGAATCTTTACAGCACGATCAGGTGATAGTGGTACAACTATCCAAGAAAACCCAAGCAATTGGGTGAAGCGGATGAGGCTCGAGCTTGGCATGATGTACGATGATCTGTATACTAAGTCATGTGTGCTCAGAACAAGGAGTGGCATCATATTGCGATGCATCTCTCAGGTATCTATTATGATTGCCTTGGCGCTCTTCCTCACGAGCGACACACGGAGGTACAGTAGAGCGGACATTGCAATCACCTGGTCACTCTTCGTAGGATGTTTTTTATTGGAGGTATGTGCAATGTTTATTTTGATAATGTCACCATGGTCCTGGGCGTGGTTGAAGGTGCGAAGGTGCACCCTGCTTGCAAGCTTGTCCTGGTTTCTCTTGTGCAGTGGCATTGGATGGCCAGAGAGGAAGCCATATCTGAATTCAATAGGGCAGTACAACTTCCACAGGTGGTTAGATGCAAGCAGCAACCagccaaggtcatatagtagacgaGCGATGACAACCGTTATCAAAAGCTTGGTGAATTTGGTTGGTGTCAAAGAGGATAAAATATTGTTCTGGATTAGCAGGTTGTTAGACACCGAGCACGTGCAGGCAGATAAGGAGACGATGGAGTGTGTTGTTAGGGGAATTACTGACTTCCATGCTGAAATCAGCAGAGTTCCCCGGCAGTGGCCAAAACTTGGCGGCATAGTGCAAGAGCTACAAGATATTCGTGAAGATTTTGGTGGGAAGGTTGCTTTAGTGCATTTTATCACAGAGGCACACTTGATAAAAtatcctcttcatcctccttcgGACATGGAGACGGCCACAGGTACCAGCTGCAGTGTCATGGTGGAGGTATGCCGGAAACTATCTAACTACATGGCATACCTTTTGGTTACCCACCCTTCCATGTTGCCGCTCAATGACAGCGCTCTATTTACACTGGAGAAAATGGTACACTTGTTTCCACATCTCATAGATGAGCAGCAGGATTCTGAAGGTTACTTCAGCATCGAGCCAAGCATGGAAACACTGCAGGAGTTGGTAGACATATGGACGAAGCTGATCATCTATGCCGCGGCCAAGTCCCGGCCAGAGATGCACGCGgcgcacctggccagaggaggggAGCTTATCACCTTCGCCTGGCTGTTCTTGAGCCACAACTTTTTGGGAGATGCTGAGGTGATCAAGGTGCAGCTTACCAATGCCAATCAAAGAGGGACGATAGCATACgtcttcagaaatcctacaccaaGATAA
- the LOC127343434 gene encoding protein PLASTID MOVEMENT IMPAIRED 2, whose product MEAAMDSGSVRATMSIFGESISGRKAEKNRGHALAQENLSSEMKQIAKSSMDKLNERKASVDNERAGAESELSRARAMAKELERQIDQTKAKVTSQRSELQAVRATRTRKSEAQEAPDAHDGEVAEELDRVKRELRKLRLEVKSAAEAKAKAESDVVTTVCKIQSSLQATDEMKRRVDEANEEHVLVELARIEAERERRELEAQRVAEAERFAKEIEATRAKVKAARREVSRVRELEAKLEATKADVEVLQGEMQLVRAMEKNHVADVDDGAAEATARQKKEEAQDRAVLQATEAELGAAKEELESIKAGGFQFMTSMDRTRTELMRVVEEIDRLRTQEKNADAQVQQLNTKLLKARAQLEAVTAADERSKAIVSNLTAAMQQLHAETEAASKEEELTMLEKRCVVAEAENVTREMATAEKRIRQAVKELEAAKASEASAMKKLKAAAESTMQARASRRQGTVTVSRFEYEYLSGRAALVRVVADKKVAAAQAWVQALKAGEKEAAMRAEAVERELREMGPREAQAASEAEKTTGEQKALEQELYDLNATAESVGLQCAYPRRRSSRVSMTSRRSKARRSSVSAANWNPKSPSFTIKRKKKVMPSLLKLIKEKRGGSDKSPN is encoded by the exons ATGGAGGCTGCCATGGACAGCGGATCTGTGAGAGCTACAATGAGCATCTTTGGCGAGAGCATCAGTGGGAGAAAGGCAGAGAAGAACAGAGGGCATGCTCTAGCTCAAGAG AACCTGTCTTCTGAAATGAAACAGATAGCGAAATCCAGCATGGACAAGCTGAATGAACGCAAGGCATCTGTGGATAACGAGCGAGCCGGCGCGGAGTCGGAGCTATCGAGAGCACGGGCAATGGCCAAGGAGCTGGAGCGCCAAATCGACCAGACCAAGGCCAAAGTGACGTCCCAGAGGTCGGAGCTGCAAGCAGTGCGGGCGACCAGGACACGGAAGAGTGAGGCCCAGGAAGCGCCGGACGCACACGACGGGGAGGTGGCGGAAGAGCTGGACCGCGTCAAGAGGGAGCTCCGCAAGCTGAGGCTGGAGGTGAAGTCGGCGGCagaggccaaggccaaggccgagAGCGACGTCGTGACGACGGTGTGCAAGATCCAGTCCAGCCTGCAGGCCACCGACGAGATGAAGCGGCGCGTGGACGAGGCGAACGAGGAGCACGTCCTGGTCGAGCTCGCGCGCATCGAGGCCGAGCGGGAGCGCCGCGAGCTCGAAGCCCAGCGCGTCGCGGAGGCCGAGCGGTTCGCCAAGGAGATCGAGGCCACGAGAGCCAAGGTGAAGGCGGCGCGCAGGGAGGTGAGCCGCGTGAGAGAGCTGGAGGCGAAGCTGGAAGCGACCAAGGCCGACGTGGAGGTCCTGCAGGGCGAGATGCAGCTGGTGCGCGCCATGGAGAAGAATCACGTCGCGGACGTCGACGATGGGGCGGCGGAGGCTACCGCGAGGCAGAAGAAAGAAGAGGCGCAGGACAGGGCGGTGCTGCAGGCCACGGAAGCGGAGCTAGGCGCGGCCAAGGAAGAGCTGGAGAGCATCAAGGCGGGAGGGTTCCAGTTCATGACCTCCATGGACCGCACCCGCACCGAGCTCATGCGCGTCGTCGAGGAGATCGACCGGCTCAGGACGCAGGAGAAGAACGCGGACGCGCAGGTGCAGCAGCTCAACACGAAGCTCCTCAAAGCGAGGGCCCAGTTGGAGGCTGTGACGGCCGCCGACGAGAGGTCCAAGGCGATCGTGTCGAACCTCACGGCCGCGATGCAGCAGCTGCATGCCGAGACCGAGGCGGCGAGCAAGGAGGAGGAGCTGACCATGCTGGAGAAGCGGTGCGTGGTAGCGGAGGCCGAGAACGTCACCAGGGAGATGGCCACGGCCGAGAAGAGGATCAGGCAGGCGGTGAAGGAGCTGGAGGCGGCGAAGGCGTCCGAGGCGTCGGCGATGAAGAAACTCAAGGCCGCCGCGGAGAGCACGATGCAGGCAAGGGCATCGCGGCGGCAGGGGACGGTGACCGTGTCCCGGTTCGAGTACGAGTACCTCAGCGGGCGCGCGGCGCTGGTCCGGGTGGTGGCCGACAAGAAGGTGGCCGCGGCGCAGGCGTGGGTGCAGGCGCTGAAGGCCGGTGAAAAGGAGGCCGCGATGCGCGCCGAGGCGGTAGAGCGCGAATTAAGGGAGATGGGCCCCAGGGAAGCGCAGGCGGCGTCGGAGGCGGAGAAGACGACGGGCGAGCAGAAGGCGCTGGAGCAGGAGCTGTACGACCTGAACGCGACGGCGGAGAGCGTGGGTCTGCAGTGCGCCTACCCGCGGCGGAGGTCGAGCAGGGTCTCGATGACGTCGAGGAGGTCCAAGGCGCGACGGTCGTCAGTGTCAGCGGCGAACTGGAACCCGAAGTCGCCGTCGTTCACcatcaagaggaagaagaaggtgatGCCCagcctcctgaagctcatcaaggaGAAGAGAGGCGGTAGCGACAAGAGCCCCAACTGA
- the LOC127343435 gene encoding uncharacterized protein isoform X2 → MEDNKLWLRHLLTLFMQVVLALYVFWKSIDKHDVELLVSDVFVFATGIIKYGERIWSLKCGSFESFEGSTGQQYKQQVPGEVAEDPYSHIVCAALHRMPRVFRIFTARSGDSGTTIQENPSNWVKRMRLELGMMYDDLYTKSCVLRTRSGIILRCISQVSIMIALALFLTSDTRRYSRADIAITWSLFVGCFLLEVCAMFILIMSPWSWAWLKVRRCTLLASLSWFLLCSGIGWPERKPYLNSIGQYNFHRWLDASSNQPRSYSRRAMTTVIKSLVNLVGVKEDKILFWISRLLDTEHVQADKETMECVVRGITDFHAEISRVPRQWPKLGGIVQELQDIREDFGGKVALVHFITEAHLIKYPLHPPSDMETATGTSCSVMVEVCRKLSNYMAYLLVTHPSMLPLNDSALFTLEKMVHLFPHLIDEQQDSEGYFSIEPSMETLQELVDIWTKLIIYAAAKSRPEMHAAHLARGGELITFAWLFLSHNFLGDAEVIKVQLTNANQRGTIAYVFRNPTPR, encoded by the coding sequence ATGGAGGACAACAAGTTGTGGTTGAGGCATTTATTGACTCTGTTTATGCAAGTTGTCCTAGCTTTATATGTTTTCTGGAAGTCCATTGACAAACACGACGTGGAGCTTCTAGTTTCAGATGTCTTTGTGTTTGCTACTGGAATTATCAAGTATGGAGAAAGGATATGGTCTCTCAAGTGTGGGAGCTTTGAAAGCTTCGAGGGTTCCACTGGACAACAGTACAAGCAACAGGTGCCGGGGGAGGTTGCCGAGGATCCCTATTCTCACATTGTGTGCGCTGCCCTGCATCGTATGCCACGTGTCTTTCGAATCTTTACAGCACGATCAGGTGATAGTGGTACAACTATCCAAGAAAACCCAAGCAATTGGGTGAAGCGGATGAGGCTCGAGCTTGGCATGATGTACGATGATCTGTATACTAAGTCATGTGTGCTCAGAACAAGGAGTGGCATCATATTGCGATGCATCTCTCAGGTATCTATTATGATTGCCTTGGCGCTCTTCCTCACGAGCGACACACGGAGGTACAGTAGAGCGGACATTGCAATCACCTGGTCACTCTTCGTAGGATGTTTTTTATTGGAGGTATGTGCAATGTTTATTTTGATAATGTCACCATGGTCCTGGGCGTGGTTGAAGGTGCGAAGGTGCACCCTGCTTGCAAGCTTGTCCTGGTTTCTCTTGTGCAGTGGCATTGGATGGCCAGAGAGGAAGCCATATCTGAATTCAATAGGGCAGTACAACTTCCACAGGTGGTTAGATGCAAGCAGCAACCagccaaggtcatatagtagacgaGCGATGACAACCGTTATCAAAAGCTTGGTGAATTTGGTTGGTGTCAAAGAGGATAAAATATTGTTCTGGATTAGCAGGTTGTTAGACACCGAGCACGTGCAGGCAGATAAGGAGACGATGGAGTGTGTTGTTAGGGGAATTACTGACTTCCATGCTGAAATCAGCAGAGTTCCCCGGCAGTGGCCAAAACTTGGCGGCATAGTGCAAGAGCTACAAGATATTCGTGAAGATTTTGGTGGGAAGGTTGCTTTAGTGCATTTTATCACAGAGGCACACTTGATAAAAtatcctcttcatcctccttcgGACATGGAGACGGCCACAGGTACCAGCTGCAGTGTCATGGTGGAGGTATGCCGGAAACTATCTAACTACATGGCATACCTTTTGGTTACCCACCCTTCCATGTTGCCGCTCAATGACAGCGCTCTATTTACACTGGAGAAAATGGTACACTTGTTTCCACATCTCATAGATGAGCAGCAGGATTCTGAAGGTTACTTCAGCATCGAGCCAAGCATGGAAACACTGCAGGAGTTGGTAGACATATGGACGAAGCTGATCATCTATGCCGCGGCCAAGTCCCGGCCAGAGATGCACGCGgcgcacctggccagaggaggggAGCTTATCACCTTCGCCTGGCTGTTCTTGAGCCACAACTTTTTGGGAGATGCTGAGGTGATCAAGGTGCAGCTTACCAATGCCAATCAAAGAGGGACGATAGCATACgtcttcagaaatcctacaccaaGATAA